The following are encoded in a window of Paenibacillus polymyxa genomic DNA:
- the tilS gene encoding tRNA lysidine(34) synthetase TilS: MGTTKPTGVVQEVLALARDHSLWSPGDRIVVAVSGGPDSVALLHILHEISVIHMPLQLVCAHVHHGFRPEESDAEAEEVRNIAGKLELPFEMTRVDVPAYMKESGKGPQEAARELRYSFLHDMATKWEAQHIAMAHHGDDQAETVLLHLLRGSGPAGLAGMRLARREKNVQLIRPLLRMYKADLIEFCNFYDLSYVIDSTNLSSKYRRNAIRMDVLPFLGQYNERLTPSLNRLAETMADENDFMEASTLSAYEKMVRLDNGRYMFPIASYRKLSVALQRRLIKLILNYLPSDSENFDFRKIETVRLRLLQEASSTWSLDLGGGAVGVREYDQAVLFDRTQVVMGEWCYGLSVLPFSGELELPEAGGILRWRRASYSDADHPANKEEAWFDADQLSLPLTVRSRLPGDTMYVMGLNGRKKVKDIFIDEKIPPSMRSVTPIVCDHAGTILWIPGVRRSVHAAVQKHTSSVIYMSWQRRESPGHR, encoded by the coding sequence ATGGGAACAACAAAACCGACCGGTGTTGTGCAGGAAGTGCTCGCCTTGGCGCGAGATCATTCACTGTGGAGCCCCGGAGACCGCATTGTGGTTGCTGTATCCGGTGGGCCGGATTCGGTGGCCCTTTTGCACATTTTACATGAAATATCCGTTATACATATGCCTTTACAACTCGTCTGCGCTCACGTTCATCATGGCTTCAGACCAGAGGAATCGGATGCGGAGGCTGAAGAGGTACGCAATATTGCCGGAAAGCTCGAACTACCATTTGAAATGACTCGGGTGGATGTACCCGCTTATATGAAGGAGAGCGGGAAGGGGCCACAGGAAGCAGCCCGCGAGCTGCGCTACAGCTTTTTACATGATATGGCTACAAAGTGGGAAGCACAGCATATTGCAATGGCTCACCACGGCGACGATCAAGCCGAAACGGTTCTCTTGCACTTGCTGCGTGGTAGCGGCCCAGCAGGTTTGGCAGGTATGCGTTTGGCGCGCAGGGAAAAAAATGTGCAACTCATTCGCCCGCTGCTACGTATGTACAAGGCTGACCTGATTGAGTTTTGTAACTTTTATGATCTTTCCTATGTGATAGACAGCACTAATTTATCATCCAAATACCGTCGTAACGCCATTCGCATGGATGTGCTTCCTTTTTTGGGGCAATATAATGAGCGACTGACACCGTCCCTAAACCGGCTGGCCGAAACGATGGCTGACGAAAATGACTTTATGGAGGCATCCACGCTGTCGGCATACGAGAAAATGGTGCGCTTGGATAATGGCAGGTACATGTTTCCCATCGCTTCATACCGTAAGCTATCCGTTGCTTTACAACGGAGGTTGATTAAACTAATATTAAATTATCTGCCTTCGGACAGTGAAAATTTTGATTTTCGTAAAATTGAGACCGTTCGACTAAGACTTCTCCAAGAGGCATCGTCTACATGGAGTTTGGACTTGGGAGGCGGTGCGGTTGGAGTCCGCGAATATGACCAGGCGGTTTTGTTTGACCGTACGCAAGTCGTTATGGGCGAATGGTGCTATGGACTAAGTGTATTGCCTTTTTCCGGTGAGCTAGAGTTGCCTGAGGCAGGTGGTATACTTCGGTGGCGAAGGGCTTCCTATTCGGATGCGGACCATCCGGCGAATAAGGAGGAAGCGTGGTTCGACGCAGATCAATTGAGTCTGCCTTTGACTGTACGCTCGCGATTACCTGGAGATACCATGTATGTAATGGGATTAAACGGAAGAAAAAAGGTTAAAGATATTTTTATTGATGAAAAAATACCTCCTTCAATGCGTTCCGTTACTCCCATCGTCTGCGACCACGCTGGAACTATTCTCTGGATTCCGGGCGTACGACGTTCTGTACATGCCGCAGTGCAAAAGCACACGTCTTCGGTTATATATATGTCATGGCAAAGACGAGAGAGTCCGGGGCATCGGTAA
- the hpt gene encoding hypoxanthine phosphoribosyltransferase encodes MQNDIQEILISEEEIQSKIKELGAQLSVKYEGKNPLVICVLKGAFIFMADLVKTITVPLELDFMAVSSYGASTKSSGIIKIIKDLDASVEGRDVLIVEDIIDSGLTLTHLIELLKNRNANSVCVVTLFDKPARRTVNLEADYTGFTLPDAFVVGYGLDYAEHYRNLPYIGILKPEIYTS; translated from the coding sequence TTGCAAAATGATATTCAGGAAATATTGATCAGCGAAGAAGAAATTCAGAGTAAAATTAAGGAATTGGGTGCACAGCTCAGCGTGAAATATGAAGGTAAAAATCCATTGGTGATTTGCGTACTGAAAGGTGCGTTTATCTTTATGGCTGATTTGGTTAAAACCATTACAGTGCCGTTGGAGCTTGATTTCATGGCTGTATCAAGTTACGGAGCATCCACAAAATCCTCAGGTATCATAAAAATCATTAAGGATTTGGACGCATCTGTAGAAGGACGCGACGTTCTGATTGTCGAAGATATTATCGACAGCGGCCTGACGCTGACGCATTTGATTGAATTGCTTAAAAACCGTAATGCCAATTCGGTATGTGTCGTAACCTTGTTCGACAAGCCTGCACGCCGGACAGTTAATCTTGAAGCAGATTATACTGGATTTACGCTTCCAGATGCGTTTGTTGTCGGCTATGGTCTGGACTATGCCGAGCACTACCGGAACCTCCCATACATAGGGATTTTAAAGCCGGAAATCTACACCAGCTAA
- the ftsH gene encoding ATP-dependent zinc metalloprotease FtsH, translating into MNRFIRNSGFYLILFLVVVGIVQFVSNSNEASDLPRYDQLRQEVKANNISKVTVQFDGYAYLVTGAYKKQPANAKSTNFSVYVPPTDQALSELVNASETNGFEYVQKKMEGESIWLTFLTSIIPLVIMFLLFFFLFNQAQGGGGKVMNFGKSKARLYNEEKKKVTFEDVAGADEEKQELVEVVEFLKDPRKFAAVGARIPKGVLLVGPPGTGKTLLARAVAGEAGVPFFSISGSDFVEMFVGVGASRVRDLFENAKKNAPCIIFIDEIDAVGRQRGAGLGGGHDEREQTLNQLLVEMDGFGANEGIIIVAATNRPDILDPALLRPGRFDRQITVDRPDVKGREAVLYVHARNKPLTKDVKLDVIAKRTTGFTGADLENLLNEAALLAARRNRRDISMREVDEAIDRVIVGTEKRSRVISDREKRIVAYHEAGHTIIGFFLENADMVHKVTIIPRGRAGGYVIMLPKEDRMLTTKQELLDKITGLLGGRVSEELFIGEIGTGAYSDFQQATSIARSMIVEYGMSEKLGPMQFGTSQGQVFLGRDIGHEQNYSDQIAYQIDQEMNRFITESYERARELLTKYSKEVHLIAQTLLVEETLELEQIKRLIETGSLDGGTTEGEGTPENGEPVIDNIGDVRVRIQGKDDEPKNTTDQPNDIPNLKKPEDDNNSGNSGGTPPTTT; encoded by the coding sequence ATGAATCGGTTCATCCGGAATTCTGGTTTTTATTTGATTCTTTTTTTAGTTGTGGTGGGTATCGTTCAGTTTGTTAGCAACAGTAACGAAGCCTCCGATCTCCCTAGATATGACCAATTACGGCAAGAGGTTAAAGCTAATAACATCTCTAAAGTAACGGTCCAATTTGACGGTTACGCCTATCTTGTAACCGGTGCATATAAGAAGCAGCCGGCTAATGCTAAATCGACCAATTTTTCCGTATATGTTCCACCAACGGATCAAGCACTAAGTGAACTGGTGAATGCCAGCGAAACGAACGGGTTTGAATACGTGCAGAAGAAAATGGAAGGCGAAAGCATTTGGCTGACGTTTTTGACTTCTATCATTCCTTTGGTGATCATGTTCCTGTTGTTCTTCTTCCTGTTTAATCAGGCACAGGGCGGTGGCGGCAAAGTTATGAACTTCGGCAAGAGCAAAGCCCGTCTGTATAACGAAGAGAAGAAGAAGGTTACGTTCGAGGACGTGGCAGGGGCTGACGAAGAGAAGCAAGAGCTTGTCGAAGTCGTAGAATTCTTGAAGGACCCACGCAAGTTTGCAGCTGTGGGCGCTCGTATTCCAAAAGGTGTTCTGTTAGTGGGCCCTCCAGGTACGGGTAAAACACTCTTGGCGAGAGCTGTTGCAGGCGAGGCCGGAGTACCGTTTTTCAGCATCTCGGGTTCTGATTTTGTAGAAATGTTCGTCGGGGTCGGTGCTTCCCGTGTTCGTGATTTGTTCGAGAACGCGAAGAAGAACGCACCTTGTATCATTTTCATTGATGAGATTGATGCCGTTGGACGTCAACGTGGCGCCGGATTGGGTGGCGGACATGATGAACGTGAGCAGACGCTCAACCAATTGCTCGTAGAGATGGATGGATTCGGCGCAAACGAAGGTATCATCATCGTAGCGGCTACAAACCGTCCGGATATCTTAGACCCGGCGTTGCTTCGTCCAGGACGTTTTGACCGTCAAATTACGGTTGATCGTCCAGATGTTAAAGGCCGTGAAGCAGTATTGTATGTACATGCTCGCAACAAGCCATTAACGAAGGATGTTAAATTGGACGTAATTGCGAAACGTACAACAGGCTTTACAGGCGCTGATTTGGAAAATCTGTTGAACGAAGCTGCCTTGTTGGCGGCTCGTCGTAACCGCAGAGATATTTCGATGCGAGAAGTAGATGAAGCTATCGACCGTGTTATCGTAGGTACCGAAAAACGCAGCCGCGTAATCAGTGACCGCGAGAAACGAATTGTTGCTTATCATGAAGCAGGCCATACGATTATCGGCTTCTTCTTGGAAAATGCGGATATGGTTCATAAGGTAACGATTATTCCACGTGGACGTGCAGGCGGATATGTCATCATGCTTCCGAAGGAAGACCGCATGTTGACAACTAAGCAGGAATTGCTGGACAAAATCACTGGATTGTTGGGTGGACGCGTATCCGAGGAACTGTTCATTGGTGAGATCGGAACGGGAGCCTATAGCGACTTCCAGCAAGCGACAAGCATTGCACGCAGCATGATCGTAGAATATGGTATGAGTGAGAAGCTTGGTCCGATGCAGTTCGGTACTTCACAAGGCCAAGTATTCCTTGGACGCGATATCGGTCATGAGCAGAACTACAGTGATCAGATCGCTTATCAGATTGACCAGGAGATGAATCGCTTCATCACTGAGTCTTATGAGCGTGCTAGAGAACTCCTGACCAAGTATTCCAAAGAGGTTCATTTGATTGCTCAAACCTTGCTGGTAGAAGAAACTCTGGAACTTGAACAAATCAAACGTTTGATCGAGACAGGTTCTTTGGATGGTGGCACAACGGAGGGAGAAGGAACACCGGAAAATGGTGAGCCTGTGATCGACAACATTGGAGACGTCCGTGTACGTATTCAAGGTAAGGATGACGAGCCTAAGAATACAACGGATCAACCGAATGATATCCCTAATCTGAAAAAGCCAGAGGATGATAACAATTCGGGCAACTCCGGTGGTACTCCACCGACAACAACCTAA
- the nadB gene encoding L-aspartate oxidase, translating into MIPRYLVDFDVADLARLEADVLIIGSGIAGLYTAIKAAENRKVLLITKKTLMESNTRYAQGGIAAVTSDEDTPAYHMEDTLIAGAGLCEPEAVSTLVHEGPVGIQELIRMGTVFDRVDGELALTREGAHSHRRILHANGDATGYEIVRALSDQVAAHPGIEVWEECMVIDLLTEHGECIGALVQKPGGERSYITANATILCSGGSGQLYRYTTNPDIATGDGIAMAYRAGAIVRDMEFIQFHPTALCHPDAPRFLISEAVRGEGAVLRNIHGERFMDKYDSRQELAPRDIVARAIIHEMERTQAAFVYLDITHEPPERVKQRFPTIYRTCLSFGLDMTTDWIPIAPAAHYMMGGVQTNLHGESSIARLFACGETSSTGVHGANRLASNSLSEAIVFASRIIERLHSLPPLVGHTLISYSDNRTEFPASSVAEQRHRLQEAMVRYAGVRRHGEGLQAALDELQGLMPIFEAVIASREEIEFANLLTCALLVTDGALLREESRGAHYREDFPETDDSVWRKHVQQRREQGITEEYVHDI; encoded by the coding sequence ATGATTCCAAGATATCTAGTTGATTTTGATGTAGCGGACTTGGCCCGATTGGAGGCCGACGTGTTAATTATCGGCTCGGGCATTGCGGGCTTATATACGGCGATTAAGGCTGCGGAGAATCGGAAAGTGTTGCTGATTACCAAGAAGACTTTGATGGAAAGCAACACGCGTTATGCTCAAGGCGGCATTGCTGCTGTCACATCGGACGAGGATACACCAGCCTATCATATGGAAGATACTCTGATTGCTGGAGCAGGTCTGTGTGAACCTGAGGCGGTCAGTACGCTTGTCCATGAAGGTCCAGTTGGTATTCAAGAGTTAATACGTATGGGAACGGTTTTTGATCGTGTGGATGGTGAACTAGCGTTGACACGGGAAGGAGCGCATAGCCACCGGCGTATTTTGCATGCGAATGGAGATGCTACCGGTTATGAAATTGTGCGTGCCTTATCAGACCAGGTTGCTGCCCATCCCGGTATCGAAGTGTGGGAAGAATGCATGGTAATTGATCTGCTGACGGAGCATGGTGAGTGTATTGGAGCCCTCGTCCAAAAGCCAGGTGGGGAAAGGTCGTATATCACTGCTAATGCAACGATTTTGTGCTCAGGAGGTAGCGGGCAATTATACCGTTATACGACCAACCCGGATATTGCAACCGGGGATGGTATCGCTATGGCATATCGTGCTGGGGCGATTGTACGGGATATGGAATTCATACAGTTTCATCCTACGGCGTTGTGCCATCCGGACGCTCCAAGGTTTCTAATTTCCGAAGCTGTACGGGGAGAAGGAGCCGTGTTACGCAATATTCACGGAGAACGCTTCATGGACAAGTATGATTCCCGGCAGGAGCTTGCACCCAGAGATATCGTAGCTCGTGCTATCATTCATGAGATGGAACGCACCCAAGCTGCGTTTGTATACCTGGATATTACGCATGAGCCACCTGAGCGGGTGAAGCAACGTTTTCCAACCATTTATCGGACATGTTTGTCATTTGGTTTGGATATGACGACAGACTGGATCCCCATTGCGCCTGCTGCCCATTATATGATGGGTGGTGTTCAGACTAATTTACACGGGGAAAGCTCCATTGCGCGTTTGTTCGCCTGCGGGGAAACCTCTTCTACAGGTGTTCACGGAGCTAATCGTCTGGCGAGCAATTCGTTATCTGAAGCTATTGTATTCGCCAGCAGGATTATTGAGCGACTGCATTCATTGCCACCGCTAGTCGGCCATACGTTGATATCTTATAGCGATAACCGTACAGAGTTCCCGGCTTCATCCGTCGCGGAGCAGCGGCATAGGCTGCAAGAAGCCATGGTTCGTTATGCTGGAGTTCGTCGGCACGGCGAAGGGCTACAAGCAGCATTAGATGAGTTGCAAGGGCTAATGCCTATTTTTGAGGCTGTGATCGCTAGCCGTGAAGAGATCGAATTTGCCAATTTGCTCACCTGTGCTTTATTAGTAACAGATGGTGCGCTACTACGTGAGGA